A genomic stretch from Aedes albopictus strain Foshan chromosome 2, AalbF5, whole genome shotgun sequence includes:
- the LOC109622483 gene encoding uncharacterized protein LOC109622483 — MALIGSIDPYVPGSSFSNYVELLEYFFSSNNIDENRKKDLFMNFAGMTVFEELKLLYPATDLKTLSYAEITKKLKERYDKVDSEIVLRYKFRCRLQGSTESGENYILAVKLLGEACDFGAFRDSAIRDQLVYGVYDKDLQTRLLNEEELTLKSAERIIKNKEMAVCNRQKLNPDENVNSVKFRLGRRDSRYDSNRADRERGRSRSWNRDNGHRRFRERSRSDSRNNRVSSKGRYANFVCHYCKAKGHIQRFCYQWKNSNRATVKFVNEVDNEDPNDYFKRLQMDYDTDNEADRDFIKCDLGSQGADQSS; from the coding sequence ATGGCTCTGATTGGTAGCATTGACCCGTATGTTCCGGGCTCATCCTTCTCCAATTATGTGGAACTTTTGGAGTATTTCTTTTCTAGTAATAACATCgatgaaaatagaaaaaaagatCTATTCATGAACTTTGCCGGAATGACAGTATTTGAAGAATTAAAATTACTTTACCCTGCTACTGACCTGAAAACGTTAAGTTATGCGGAAATAACAAAGAAATTAAAGGAAAGATACGATAAAGTGGATTCTGAAATCGTTTTGAGGTATAAATTTCGTTGTCGTCTGCAAGGATCAACGGAATCCGGAGAAAATTATATTTTGGCAGTAAAACTATTGGGGGAAGCTTGTGATTTTGGGGCTTTTCGCGATTCGGCCATAAGAGATCAGCTTGTATATGGAGTTTATGACAAAGATCTGCAAACTAGGCTATTGAACGAAGAAGAACTAACTTTGAAATCGGCGGAGCGCATTATTAAAAATAAGGAAATGGCGGTTTGCAATAGACAAAAGCTCAACCCCGATGAAAATGTTAACTCGGTCAAGTTTAGGCTTGGTCGACGAGATTCTCGCTATGATTCGAATAGAGCAGATCGTGAAAGAGGAAGATCAAGAAGTTGGAACAGGGATAATGGACACAGACGTTTTAGAGAAAGATCAAGGTCAGATTCACGTAACAATCGGGTTAGTAGCAAGGGAAGGTACGCAAATTTTGTATGTCATTACTGCAAAGCTAAAGGTCACATTCAGCGCTTTTGTTACCAGTGGAAGAACAGCAACCGTGCGACagtgaaatttgtgaatgaagtAGACAACGAGGATCCGAATGACTATTTCAAGAGACTGCAAATGGATTATGACACCGACAATGAAGCAG
- the LOC109410215 gene encoding protein arginine N-methyltransferase 5: MSDQQQPPIKVSISLHQDTLYELETAIEHAAKSNYNSITIPLAHRRFDREFVVEPLKTSHQRFTRSDLLLSSTQWLNRVICRLSCNVDCDSEDDDVRKQAEATIRQEISYAEHVVQSGYILLRLKSGDCTNLARVSTVGLKGVLLVEVPMVNPKASQAVWRSDADYDCLGDDPWNWWNNFRSYADFDTHVKVALEFTADIPDKREIYRWLGEPVDAVVLSSSVFLTNANNYPVLSKAHQELLVLFHRTFSCHFIVKANPDDKRLVHYADYIKYILRSNYKKDPMQGYDDLLEIPLQPLYDNLDSFTYEVFEKDPVKYILYQNAIEQALRDRVPAAEMQTRTSIIMVVGGGRGPLVRAALNAAAKSKRLAKIYVIEKNPNAIVTLSALINELWRDKNVELISTDMREFEPPEKADILISELLGSFGDNELSPECLDGAQKHLKPDGVSIPCKSTSYLNPCMTTKIYNQIRSLEKSPHGKDRIVTSRYMEGTYVAYLKNAYHIDNPQPVFEFVHPNRDPVIDNSRFKTLRFKSELDCVMHGFCGYFDSVLYKDITISIHPFTHTKGLGSWFSMFFPLTEPVQIRAGEEIVVNFWRCVASHKVWYEWNITAPRQSHIHNVQGRAQPIWK, encoded by the exons ATGTCCGATCAACAGCAACCGCCGATCAAAGTGTCCATCTCGCTGCACCAGGACACGTTGTACGAGCTGGAAACGGCCATCGAACATGCCGCGAAATCGAACTACAACTCGATCACAATCCCGCTGGCGCACCGGCGCTTCGATCGGGAATTTGTCGTGGAACCGCTCAAGACCAGTCACCAGCGTTTCACCCGGTCGGACTTGCTGCTGAGCTCGACCCAGTGGCTGAATCGGGTGATTTGTCGGTTGAGCTGCAACGTGGATTGCGATTCGGAGGATGACGACGTTCGGAAGCAGGCCGAGGCAACGATTCGGCAGGAGATTTCCTACGCGGAACATGTGGTGCAGAGCGGATACATTCTGTTGCGGCTGAAGAGCGGTGATTGTACGAATTTGGCCCGGGTGAGTACGGTCGGGCTGAAGGGAGTCTTGCTGGTCGAGGTTCCGATGGTGAATCCGAAGGCGTCGCAGGCAGTTTGGCGCAGCGATGCGGATTACGATTGTTTGGGAGATGATCCGTGGAATTGGTGGAACAACTTCCGGTCCTATGCGGACTTCGATACTCATGTGAAAGTGGCGCTGGAGTTTACGGCGGACATTCCGGACAAGCGGGAAATCTACCGCTGGCTCGGGGAACCGGTCGATGCGGTCGTTCTTTCCTCGAGTGTTTTTCTGACTAACGCCAACAATTACCCGGTTCTGTCCAAGGCTCATCAGGAGTTGTTGGTGCTGTTTCACCGGACGTTCAGCTGCCATTTTATTGTCAAGGCCAATCCGGATGACAAACGGTTGGTTCACTATGCCGACTACATCAAGTACATTCTTCGCTCGAACTATAAGAAGGACCCCATGCAGGGGTACGACGATCTGCTGGAGATCCCGCTGCAGCCGCTGTACGACAATCTGGACAGTTTCACCTACGAGGTATTCGAAAAGGACCCGGTCAAGTACATTCTGTACCAAAATGCCATCGAGCAGGCACTGAGAGATCGCGTTCCGGCAGCGGAAATGCAAACTCGAACCTCCATTATAATGGTCGTAGGAGGAGGGCGCGGTCCTTTGGTTCGGGCCGCGTTGAATGCCGCCGCCAAGAGTAAGCGCCTGGCGAAGATCTACGTCATCGAGAAAAATCCGAATGCCATCGTCACGCTCAGTGCGCTGATCAACGAGCTGTGGCGCGATAAAAACGTCGAACTCATTTCGACCGACATGCGAGAGTTCGAACCGCCGGAAAAGGCGGACATTCTGATTTCGGAACTGCTGGGTTCATTTGGCGATAATGAACTTTCACCGGAGTGTCTGGACGGGGCGCAGAAGCATTTGAAGCCGGATGGAGTGAGCATTCCAT GCAAATCTACCTCCTACCTGAACCCATGTATGACGACAAAGATCTACAACCAGATTCGATCGCTGGAAAAGAGCCCACACGGCAAGGACCGCATCGTCACGTCCCGCTACATGGAGGGCACCTATGTGGCGTACTTGAAGAACGCCTACCACATCGACAACCCACAGCCTGTGTTCGAATTCGTCCATCCGAACCGCGATCCGGTGATTGACAATTCGCGCTTCAAGACGCTTCGCTTCAAGTCCGAGCTGGACTGCGTGATGCACGGTTTCTGCGGCTATTTCGATTCCGTGCTGTACAAGGACATCACCATCAGCATCCACCCGTTCACGCACACCAAGGGACTGGGATCGTGGTTTTCGATGTTCTTCCCGCTGACGGAACCGGTGCAGATTCGGGCCGGCGAAGAGATTGTGGTCAACTTTTGGCGCTGCGTCGCTTCGCACAAGGTCTGGTACGAGTGGAACATTACCGCGCCACGGCAGAGTCACATCCACAACGTCCAGGGACGGGCACAGCCGATCTGGAAATAG
- the LOC109417528 gene encoding replication factor C subunit 3, with the protein MALWVDRYRPRELSKLDYHKTQAAHLTNLCAQGDFPHLMFYGPSGAGKKTRIMCLLRELYGSGVERLRNEVMNFTTPSNRKVEIMTVSSNYHIEVNPSDAGIYDRVVITDMIKQIAQTQQIDPSGQREFKTIVLSEVDELTKDAQHALRRTMEKYVATCRLVLCVNSTSRVIPAVKSRCLGIRISAPSNEEIISILNNICKKEGLHIPSELATRIADKSERNLRRAILMLEACKVQQYPFTVNQEVPEIDWQVFLRETANQIVQEQSPQKLEAVRERLYELLSQGVPSDIIFRGLVENLVKNCDMSLKTQTLNFAGTYEHRMQQGSKHIFHLEAFVAQFMALYKKFLNQASAMDLDDF; encoded by the exons ATGGCACTGTGGGTTGACCGGTACCGTCCGCGGGAACTGTCCAAGCTGGACTACCACAAGACGCAAGCGGCGCACCTTACGAACCTGTGCGCTCAGGGTGACTTCCCGCATCTGATGTTCTATGGGCCATCCGGCGCCGGCAAGAAGACCCGCATCATGTGCCTCCTGCGGGAACTGTACGGCTCGGGAGTCGAGCGTCTCCGGAACGAAGTCATGAACTTCACTACTCCATCGAACCGGAAGGTGGAAATCATGACGGTCAGCAGCAACTATCACATCGAGGTCAACCCGTCGGATGCCGGGATCTACGACAGGGTCGTCATCACCGATATGATTAAGCAGATTGCCCAGACGCAACAGATCGACCCGAGCGGGCAGCGTGAGTTCAAGACGATCGTACTCTCGGAAGTGGACGAATTGACGAAAGATGCACAGCACGCGCTGAGAAGAACCATGGAAAAGTACGTCGCAACCTGCCGGTTGGTGCTTTGCGTGAATTCTACTTCTCGGGTCATTCCGGCCGTGAAGAGTCGTTGCCTGGGTATTCGAATCTCCGCTCCGAGCAACGAGGAGATCATCAGTATTTTGAAC AACATTTGCAAAAAGGAAGGCCTCCACATCCCATCGGAACTGGCCACACGAATCGCCGATAAATCCGAACGCAATCTTCGTCGAGCGATTCTCATGCTAGAGGCCTGCAAAGTGCAACAGTATCCGTTCACGGTCAATCAGGAAGTGCCGGAAATCGACTGGCAGGTGTTCCTTCGGGAAACGGCCAATCAGATCGTCCAGGAGCAATCACCGCAAAAGTTAGAAGCCGTCCGGGAGCGTCTGTACGAACTGCTGTCCCAAGGCGTTCCATCGGACATCATCTTCCGCGGGTTGGTGGAGAATTTGGTCAAAAACTGCGACATGAGTCTAAAGACTCAGACGCTCAACTTTGCCGGAACATACGAGCACCGGATGCAGCAGGGCAGCAAGCACATCTTCCACCTGGAAGCCTTCGTGGCGCAGTTTATGGCGCTGTACAAAAAATTCCTGAACCAGGCCTCCGCGATGGACTTGGACGACTTCTAG
- the LOC109417527 gene encoding U3 small nucleolar RNA-associated protein 18 homolog → MPIDSSDDEAINQLLDSYRAEIGIDQKDSGQGDSSEDDSDGAEDVADVKQEEEVGEGKETVEALKKDEDSEDETEDRKDDVFNQLDEQSIDKPKSDKEKELMSLVFGGRAEMVSNLMKVEKEEEEEDEEEEEYSDGQQKRKKRKRTAAWEDSDDERDNDFPQKGKGKLEMRATVNRRRKNFEKIVGQPKWADLDREREVDSDDEILKTVGHVVKGSTVDLPKGNIELKRLKNLNRETKNEGQITAINFHPTSMVAVMAGMNGFASIVAVDGTKNEKLHTIGLKKFKIACCRMTPDGNEVLFGSFRKFYHVYNLISGQSDTLQLRGEGAWTMKNFELSKCGKYLTVTGGFGEIHLLDARSKELLITIQQKHACPSLCFTPDSKYLISHSTDNEVSIYHLEKRRFVNIFVDEGCVNGSFITVCPNNRYLATGNRQGIVNIYFLEKVLHEKYPTPEKTVSNLTTSVGSMAFNVTSELLAIASAEVPDAVKLVHMKSGTVFRNFPMIKAGLGNVTRVQFSPGGGYLAIGSREGVVSLFRVKHYQNY, encoded by the coding sequence ATGCCAATCGATAGTAGTGACGACGAGGCGATCAACCAGCTTTTGGATTCGTACCGGGCGGAGATAGGCATAGATCAAAAAGACTCCGGTCAAGGCGATTCGAGTGAGGACGATTCTGATGGTGCCGAGGACGTAGCTGATGTTAAACAGGAAGAAGAGGTTGGTGAAGGGAAGGAAACCGTTGAGGCTCTGAAAAAGGACGAGGACAGTGAAGATGAGACCGAGGACCGGAAGGACGATGTGTTCAATCAGTTGGACGAGCAATCCATCGACAAGCCGAAAAGCGACAAGGAGAAGGAGCTTATGTCGTTGGTTTTCGGAGGCCGAGCTGAGATGGTGTCCAATCTGATGAAGGTTGAgaaagaggaggaggaggaggacgaGGAGGAAGAAGAGTACAGTGACGGACAGCAGAAAAGAAAGAAACGAAAACGTACGGCCGCCTGGGAGGATTCCGATGATGAAAGAGATAACGATTTCCCCCAGAAGGGTAAAGGAAAGCTGGAAATGCGAGCCACAGTAAACCGCCGGAGGAAAAACTTTGAGAAGATCGTTGGTCAACCGAAGTGGGCTGATTTGGATCGAGAGCGAGAAGTTGACTCGGATGATGAGATTCTGAAAACGGTCGGTCATGTAGTAAAAGGGTCGACCGTGGACTTGCCCAAGGGAAATATCGAGTTGAAGCGATTGAAGAACCTGAATCGAGAGACGAAGAACGAAGGCCAAATCACGGCGATTAACTTCCATCCTACGTCCATGGTGGCGGTCATGGCCGGAATGAACGGATTTGCGTCGATTGTGGCTGTGGATGGGACCAAGAACGAAAAGCTGCACACGATTGGTCTGAAAAAGTTCAAGATTGCTTGCTGCCGAATGACCCCGGATGGAAATGAGGTACTGTTCGGGAGCTTCCGGAAATTCTATCATGTGTACAACTTGATATCTGGCCAGAGCGACACGTTACAACTGAGAGGAGAGGGCGCCTGGACCATGAAGAACTTTGAGCTGTCTAAGTGCGGTAAATATTTGACCGTTACCGGAGGATTCGGCGAGATCCATTTGCTAGATGCCCGGAGCAAGGAACTTCTAATCACCATCCAGCAGAAACACGCCTGTCCTTCATTATGTTTTACTCCTGATTCCAAATACCTCATATCACACAGCACGGACAATGAAGTCTCGATTTACCATCTTGAGAAACGCCGCTTCGTCAATATCTTCGTCGACGAGGGATGTGTGAATGGATCCTTTATAACCGTGTGTCCCAACAATCGTTACCTGGCCACAGGAAATCGCCAAGGAATTGTCAACATTTACTTCCTGGAAAAAGTCctccacgaaaaatatcccacTCCGGAGAAAACCGTGTCCAATTTGACCACTTCGGTGGGATCGATGGCCTTCAACGTCACTTCTGAGCTGCTGGCCATTGCCTCGGCGGAAGTCCCAGATGCGGTCAAGTTGGTGCACATGAAGAGCGGAACCGTCTTCCGAAACTTCCCGATGATCAAAGCTGGGCTGGGAAACGTCACGCGGGTGCAGTTCTCCCCGGGAGGTGGCTACCTGGCCATCGGTAGTCGGGAAGGAGTGGTTTCACTGTTCCGGGTGAAACATTATCAAAACTATTGA